A DNA window from Amycolatopsis sp. DSM 110486 contains the following coding sequences:
- a CDS encoding biotin carboxylase N-terminal domain-containing protein produces the protein MKSSWTPPGTRPIRKLLVANRGEIAERVIRSARALDIATVAVHSDPDADALFVEAADEAVLLPGSSSAETYLRGELIVEAALATGADAIHPGYGFLSENAGFARRCADAGLVFVGPPVAAIEAMGSKIAAKELMAKAGVPVLPGATIDDTADVDAATVTGMAEDIGFPLLVKAAFGGGGRGMRIVREAAEVVEAVTSARREAASAFGNGTVFLERFVENPRHVEVQIFGDAHGTVVHLFERECSIQRRYQKIIEEAPSPAVDEALRKQLGDAAVAAGAAIGYTGAGTVEFVMAPNGEFFFLEVNTRLQVEHPVTEEITGLDLVALQLSVAEGEPLPVEATEAEITGHAVEARLYAEDPAADYLPGSGTLHRFRIPALPGVRVDTGVRDGSVVGTHYDPMLAKVIAHGRTRAEAVRKLARALAEAQIHGLVTNRDLLVAILREPDFAAGATDTGYLTRHDPAALIGVPGKEAVTVHALAAAVASQADRRGRAEVQRVVPTGWRNVASAPQRAEYRLGDTDVDVTYRFTRQGLDARVDGSPVDGLAVLDARPDRVDLRVNGIRRTVHVHQVSDTVYCDSVLGATTFTERPRLPEPGTDAAPGSLLAPMPGTVVRVVAEQGQHVEAGAVIVVFEAMKMEHSVRAPVAGLVAELSVELGQTVESGEIVAVITEEEAG, from the coding sequence TTGAAATCCAGCTGGACCCCGCCGGGCACCCGCCCGATCCGGAAGCTGCTCGTGGCCAACCGCGGCGAGATCGCGGAACGGGTGATCCGCTCCGCGCGAGCCCTGGACATCGCCACCGTCGCGGTGCACTCCGATCCGGACGCCGACGCGTTGTTCGTCGAGGCCGCCGACGAAGCCGTGCTCCTGCCCGGCTCGTCCTCCGCCGAGACCTACCTGCGAGGCGAGCTCATCGTCGAAGCCGCGCTGGCCACGGGTGCGGACGCGATTCACCCCGGCTACGGGTTCCTGTCCGAGAATGCCGGCTTCGCGCGCCGCTGCGCCGACGCGGGGCTGGTTTTCGTCGGGCCGCCGGTCGCGGCGATCGAGGCCATGGGGTCGAAGATCGCGGCCAAGGAGCTGATGGCGAAGGCCGGCGTTCCCGTTCTGCCCGGTGCCACCATCGACGACACCGCCGACGTGGATGCCGCGACCGTGACCGGGATGGCCGAGGACATCGGCTTCCCGCTGCTGGTCAAGGCGGCCTTTGGCGGTGGCGGGCGCGGGATGCGGATCGTGCGCGAGGCCGCGGAAGTCGTCGAAGCCGTGACGAGCGCGCGGCGGGAAGCGGCGTCGGCGTTCGGCAACGGAACCGTGTTCCTGGAACGGTTCGTGGAGAACCCGCGCCACGTCGAGGTCCAGATCTTCGGGGACGCGCACGGCACCGTCGTGCACCTCTTCGAACGTGAGTGCTCGATCCAGCGCAGGTACCAGAAGATCATCGAGGAAGCGCCGTCGCCGGCCGTGGACGAGGCCCTGCGCAAGCAGCTCGGCGACGCGGCGGTTGCGGCGGGTGCCGCGATCGGGTACACCGGCGCGGGCACCGTCGAGTTCGTGATGGCGCCGAACGGGGAGTTCTTCTTCCTCGAGGTCAACACGCGCCTGCAGGTGGAACACCCGGTCACCGAGGAGATCACCGGGCTGGACCTCGTCGCTCTGCAGCTGAGCGTCGCCGAAGGCGAGCCGCTGCCGGTGGAAGCGACGGAAGCCGAGATCACCGGCCACGCGGTCGAAGCGCGCCTGTACGCCGAGGACCCGGCGGCCGATTACCTGCCGGGCAGCGGAACGCTCCACCGCTTCCGGATCCCGGCCCTGCCGGGGGTGCGCGTCGACACCGGGGTGCGCGACGGCTCGGTGGTCGGCACGCACTACGACCCCATGCTCGCCAAAGTCATCGCGCACGGTCGCACCCGCGCCGAAGCCGTGCGGAAACTGGCCAGAGCCCTTGCCGAAGCGCAAATCCACGGTCTGGTCACCAACCGCGACCTGCTCGTGGCGATCCTGCGTGAACCCGACTTCGCCGCCGGCGCGACCGACACCGGTTACCTCACGCGCCACGATCCCGCCGCGCTGATCGGCGTGCCCGGCAAGGAGGCGGTGACCGTGCACGCGCTGGCGGCCGCCGTCGCGAGTCAGGCCGACCGGCGGGGCCGGGCCGAAGTGCAGCGGGTCGTGCCGACGGGATGGCGCAACGTCGCGAGCGCCCCGCAGCGCGCCGAGTACCGCCTCGGGGACACCGACGTCGACGTCACCTACCGCTTCACCCGCCAGGGACTCGACGCGCGGGTGGACGGTTCCCCTGTGGACGGCCTCGCCGTCCTCGACGCGCGTCCGGACCGGGTGGACCTGCGCGTGAACGGAATCCGGCGCACGGTCCACGTGCACCAGGTGAGCGACACCGTCTACTGCGACAGCGTGCTGGGCGCCACCACCTTTACCGAACGACCCCGGCTGCCCGAGCCCGGCACGGACGCCGCGCCCGGCTCGTTGCTGGCGCCGATGCCGGGCACGGTCGTCCGGGTCGTCGCGGAACAAGGACAGCACGTCGAGGCCGGCGCGGTGATCGTGGTGTTCGAGGCGATGAAGATGGAGCACTCCGTGCGCGCGCCGGTCGCCGGGCTCGTGGCCGAGCTGTCCGTCGAGCTGGGACAGACCGTCGAATCGGGCGAGATCGTCGCCGTCATCACCGAAGAGGAGGCCGGATGA
- a CDS encoding acyl-CoA carboxylase subunit beta, giving the protein MTTVLRSALNTADETFQTNLKHQKQVLAELAEQIQAAIAGGGPRYQQRHRDRGRMLVRERIELLLDRDASFLELSSLAAWGTQFSVGASVVTGIGVVSGVECVLIAHDPTVRGGAMNPYSLKKTLRALEIARINRLPVINLVESGGADLPTQSELFVHAGKIFHDLTELSSLAIPTVALVFGNSTAGGAYVPGMCDYAVMVDGQAKVFLGGPPLVKMATGEDADDEELGGAAMHAKVSGLCDYFAADERDCIRIGRQIVAEFTWRKLGPGPTLPADEPLYDPEELLGIAPSDIKVPFDPREVIARVVDGSRFGEYKPLWGTSLVTGWASVHGYPVGILANARGVLFSEEAKKASEFIQLANQTDTPLLFLQNTTGYMVGKNYEQGGIIKDGSKMINSVANSKVPHITVNLAASFGAGNYGMSGRAYDPRLMFAWAGSRLAVMGAAQLAGVMSIVAKQSAAANGREFDLEADERNRAAIEAQIEKESHAFFVTARLYDDGLIDPRDTRTVLGIALSAAHSNTVAGQRGYGVFRM; this is encoded by the coding sequence ATGACCACCGTGTTGCGGTCCGCGTTGAACACCGCGGACGAGACCTTCCAGACCAACCTGAAGCACCAGAAACAGGTGCTGGCCGAGCTCGCCGAGCAGATCCAGGCGGCCATCGCCGGCGGCGGGCCGCGCTACCAGCAGCGCCACCGCGACCGCGGCCGGATGCTCGTCCGCGAACGCATCGAGCTGCTGCTCGACCGCGACGCGTCGTTCCTCGAACTGTCGTCGCTGGCGGCGTGGGGCACGCAGTTCTCGGTCGGGGCCTCGGTGGTGACCGGGATCGGCGTCGTCTCCGGGGTCGAGTGCGTGCTGATCGCGCACGATCCGACCGTGCGCGGCGGGGCGATGAACCCGTACTCGCTGAAGAAGACGTTGCGAGCGTTGGAGATCGCCCGGATCAACCGCCTGCCGGTGATCAACCTGGTCGAATCGGGCGGTGCCGACTTGCCCACGCAGTCGGAGCTGTTCGTGCACGCGGGCAAGATCTTCCACGACCTCACCGAGCTGTCGTCGCTGGCGATCCCCACCGTCGCGCTGGTGTTCGGCAACTCGACCGCGGGCGGCGCCTACGTGCCCGGCATGTGCGACTACGCGGTGATGGTCGACGGCCAAGCCAAGGTTTTCCTCGGCGGCCCGCCGCTGGTGAAGATGGCCACCGGTGAGGACGCCGACGACGAGGAGCTCGGCGGCGCGGCCATGCACGCCAAGGTATCCGGGCTGTGCGACTACTTCGCGGCCGACGAGCGCGACTGCATCCGGATCGGGCGCCAGATCGTCGCCGAGTTCACCTGGCGCAAGCTCGGCCCCGGCCCGACGCTGCCCGCCGACGAGCCGCTGTATGACCCGGAGGAGCTGCTCGGTATCGCGCCTTCGGACATCAAGGTGCCCTTCGACCCGCGTGAGGTCATCGCGCGGGTGGTCGACGGGTCGCGCTTCGGCGAGTACAAACCCTTGTGGGGCACCAGCCTCGTCACCGGCTGGGCCTCTGTGCACGGCTACCCGGTGGGCATCCTGGCCAACGCGCGCGGCGTGTTGTTCAGCGAGGAAGCCAAGAAGGCCAGCGAGTTCATCCAGCTCGCGAACCAGACCGACACGCCGCTGCTGTTCCTGCAGAACACCACGGGTTACATGGTGGGCAAGAACTACGAGCAGGGCGGGATCATCAAGGACGGCTCCAAGATGATCAACTCCGTTGCCAACAGCAAGGTTCCGCACATCACGGTGAACCTCGCCGCGTCCTTCGGCGCCGGCAACTACGGCATGTCCGGCCGCGCGTACGACCCGCGGCTGATGTTCGCGTGGGCCGGGTCCCGGCTGGCGGTGATGGGTGCCGCGCAGCTGGCCGGCGTCATGTCCATCGTCGCGAAGCAGTCGGCGGCGGCCAACGGGCGCGAGTTCGACCTCGAAGCAGACGAGCGCAACCGCGCGGCGATCGAGGCGCAGATCGAGAAGGAATCGCACGCCTTCTTCGTCACCGCGCGGCTCTACGACGACGGCCTCATCGACCCGCGCGACACCCGCACCGTGCTCGGCATCGCGCTGTCCGCCGCGCACTCCAACACCGTCGCCGGCCAGCGTGGCTACGGCGTCTTCCGGATGTGA
- a CDS encoding acyl-CoA dehydrogenase family protein: MDFQEASEHRDLRDTVRAIAAKFGPEYYVPRAEAGEPTAELWAELGRNGFLGINLPEEYGGGGAGLAELAMVCEETAAAGCPLLLLMVSAAISGEMISDYGTAEQKEHWLPRMASGETKIVFGITEPDAGSNTHRLSTVAVRDGDDFVLNGTKHYISGVDEAEAVLLVTRTGRDETTGRARLSLFLVPTDTPGFVATRLPVSAKLPEKQFVLHFDDLRLPASALVGEEGNGFHQVFHGLNPERITGAAVCVGIARHVLAQAADYASTRAVWDAPIGQHQGIAHPLAKAKIETDLAALMTAKAAWQHDHGEPAGEAANMAKYAAAEAAAAAVDAAIQTHGGNGFATEYGLLPYWGIARLLQVAPVSREMVLNYVSQHSLGLPRSY, translated from the coding sequence GTGGACTTTCAGGAGGCCTCGGAACACAGGGATCTCCGGGACACGGTGCGGGCGATCGCCGCGAAGTTCGGGCCGGAGTATTACGTCCCGCGCGCCGAGGCCGGCGAGCCCACCGCCGAGTTGTGGGCCGAGCTGGGCCGCAACGGGTTCCTGGGGATCAACCTGCCGGAGGAGTACGGCGGTGGTGGCGCCGGCCTGGCCGAGCTGGCGATGGTGTGCGAGGAGACCGCGGCCGCGGGCTGCCCGTTGCTGCTGCTCATGGTGTCCGCCGCCATCTCGGGCGAGATGATCTCCGACTACGGCACCGCCGAGCAGAAAGAGCACTGGCTGCCGCGCATGGCTTCCGGTGAGACGAAGATCGTCTTCGGCATCACCGAACCCGACGCCGGGTCCAACACCCACCGGCTCTCGACCGTCGCGGTGCGGGACGGCGACGACTTCGTCCTCAACGGCACCAAGCACTACATCTCCGGCGTCGACGAGGCCGAGGCCGTCCTGCTCGTCACGCGCACCGGCCGCGACGAGACCACCGGCCGCGCCCGGCTGTCGCTGTTCCTCGTGCCCACCGACACCCCCGGGTTCGTCGCGACGCGGCTGCCGGTGTCGGCGAAGCTGCCCGAGAAGCAGTTCGTGCTGCACTTCGACGACCTGCGCCTGCCCGCGAGCGCCCTGGTCGGCGAAGAGGGCAACGGCTTCCACCAGGTCTTCCACGGGCTCAACCCGGAGCGCATCACCGGTGCGGCCGTGTGCGTCGGCATCGCCCGCCACGTGCTGGCCCAAGCCGCGGACTACGCGTCGACGCGGGCCGTCTGGGACGCGCCGATCGGGCAGCACCAGGGCATCGCGCACCCGCTCGCGAAGGCCAAGATCGAGACCGATCTGGCCGCACTGATGACGGCGAAGGCGGCCTGGCAGCACGACCACGGCGAACCGGCGGGCGAAGCCGCGAACATGGCCAAATACGCGGCGGCCGAGGCGGCCGCCGCCGCCGTGGACGCGGCGATCCAGACGCACGGCGGCAACGGGTTCGCCACCGAATACGGCTTGCTGCCGTACTGGGGCATCGCGCGCCTGCTGCAGGTCGCGCCGGTGAGCCGGGAGATGGTCCTGAACTACGTCTCCCAGCACAGCCTCGGGCTGCCCCGTTCGTACTGA
- a CDS encoding class II fructose-bisphosphate aldolase, whose product MRAALDDLVARRLADQAAIPAFTCYGADTALAVVSAAEEAGLPVILLVAPSAAEPRLIRTLRAIADAAAVPVCVQLDHAKDAALISMAIEHGVDAVLADGSHLPPDANAAFVREVGAFAAPRGVVVEAELGSVPGDEDRAEAVEVSGKTDPAQVRPFLAASGAQLLACGVGNVHGRYRGAPALDWPRLARVRAEAGTVPLVLHGASGLPPSDLRRCGAAGVGKVNVNTELRTAMLETLEAGVGPARASGEDMLALTRAVLDKATGVARTVLETLGG is encoded by the coding sequence ATGCGAGCGGCACTCGACGACCTGGTCGCCCGGCGACTCGCCGACCAGGCGGCCATTCCCGCGTTCACCTGCTACGGGGCGGATACCGCGCTGGCGGTGGTCAGCGCGGCGGAAGAGGCGGGCCTGCCCGTGATCCTGCTGGTGGCGCCCTCGGCCGCCGAGCCGCGCCTCATCCGGACGCTGCGCGCGATCGCCGACGCGGCGGCCGTCCCGGTGTGCGTGCAGCTCGACCACGCGAAGGACGCGGCGTTGATCAGCATGGCGATCGAGCACGGTGTCGACGCCGTGCTCGCGGACGGCTCCCACCTGCCGCCGGACGCGAACGCGGCGTTCGTCCGCGAGGTCGGGGCTTTCGCCGCGCCGCGCGGCGTCGTCGTGGAAGCGGAGCTCGGCAGCGTTCCCGGCGACGAAGACCGAGCGGAAGCCGTCGAGGTGTCCGGCAAAACCGACCCCGCGCAGGTCCGGCCGTTCCTCGCCGCCTCGGGGGCCCAGCTGCTCGCGTGCGGCGTCGGCAACGTGCACGGCCGCTACCGCGGCGCGCCCGCTCTCGACTGGCCGCGGCTGGCCCGCGTCCGTGCCGAGGCCGGCACCGTCCCGCTCGTCCTGCACGGCGCGTCCGGTCTGCCGCCGTCCGACCTGCGTCGCTGCGGTGCCGCCGGCGTCGGCAAGGTGAACGTCAACACCGAACTCCGCACCGCGATGCTCGAAACCCTCGAAGCCGGCGTCGGCCCGGCCCGCGCGTCCGGTGAGGACATGCTTGCGCTCACCCGCGCGGTGCTGGACAAGGCCACCGGCGTCGCGCGCACCGTGCTCGAAACCCTCGGCGGCTAG
- a CDS encoding GntR family transcriptional regulator, which translates to MSINITSKPIRTTLRESTVDLLRTAIFGGDIPAGTHLAEVSLSTSLGVSRATLREALRQLQQEGLAVQDSRGRVSVREVSTQEVEELFEVRLGLETIAARRLCELPDRSSAVTELTERLDRLRRPESLAADLDADLEFHGTMCRLSGNQLLLQSWEGISSLARITMLAAGPDSARANMAYERHAPIVDLIARGDSAACSEFLADHMASARDRLIRSISTSAADETEVRS; encoded by the coding sequence GTGTCCATCAACATCACGAGCAAGCCGATCAGGACCACGCTGCGCGAGTCGACCGTCGACCTGCTGCGCACGGCGATCTTCGGCGGGGACATTCCCGCGGGGACCCATCTGGCCGAGGTCAGCCTCAGCACTTCGCTGGGGGTGAGCAGGGCAACGCTTCGCGAGGCGCTGCGGCAGCTCCAGCAAGAGGGGCTCGCCGTGCAGGACTCGCGCGGCCGGGTGTCCGTGCGCGAAGTCTCGACCCAAGAGGTGGAAGAGCTCTTCGAAGTCCGCCTCGGCCTGGAAACGATCGCCGCGCGCCGGCTGTGCGAGCTGCCCGACCGGTCCTCGGCCGTCACCGAGCTGACCGAACGCCTCGACCGCCTGCGCCGGCCCGAGTCACTGGCCGCGGACCTCGACGCCGACCTGGAGTTCCACGGCACCATGTGCCGGCTGTCCGGCAACCAGCTGCTGTTGCAGTCGTGGGAAGGCATCAGCAGCCTGGCGCGCATCACCATGCTCGCGGCGGGCCCGGACTCGGCGCGCGCGAACATGGCCTACGAGCGCCACGCCCCCATCGTCGACCTCATCGCCCGCGGCGATTCCGCCGCGTGCAGCGAGTTCCTGGCCGACCACATGGCTTCGGCGCGCGACCGGCTCATCCGGAGCATCTCGACCTCTGCCGCGGACGAAACCGAGGTTCGTTCGTAG
- a CDS encoding polysaccharide lyase family 7 protein: MRKETAMRMRAALVVLAIPAFVAATALSAEAAPATGQSVLGSPSVAPGGNFDLSTWQLQEPVGSPGSPTTISSSRLQGPNGFQDSYFYTDTRDGAMTFWAPEKGVTTPNSNYARSELREMNRDGSAANWSLSGSHKLSATLRVVSVTSNVCVGQVHLGTGGSSTKPLLELYYRSSGDIVLGTENSPDGGQTLHTVGHVAVGKTWTYTIGISGGNTIDLTVNGSTTHYSIPSSFKAYKQYFKAGSYNQSSSSSTTKGARVAFYGLTISHS, encoded by the coding sequence GTGCGAAAGGAAACTGCGATGCGCATGCGCGCCGCGCTCGTCGTGCTGGCGATTCCCGCTTTCGTGGCTGCAACCGCGTTGTCCGCGGAGGCAGCGCCGGCCACCGGCCAATCCGTGCTGGGCAGCCCGTCCGTGGCTCCTGGCGGCAACTTCGACCTGTCGACCTGGCAGCTCCAGGAGCCGGTCGGCTCACCGGGCTCGCCGACCACCATCTCGTCGTCTCGGCTGCAAGGGCCGAACGGGTTCCAGGACAGCTATTTCTACACCGACACGCGCGACGGCGCGATGACGTTCTGGGCGCCGGAAAAGGGCGTCACCACCCCCAATTCGAACTACGCCCGATCCGAGCTGAGGGAGATGAACCGCGACGGTTCGGCCGCCAACTGGTCGCTGAGCGGATCGCACAAGCTCAGCGCCACGCTGCGCGTGGTGTCGGTGACGTCGAACGTGTGCGTCGGCCAGGTCCACCTCGGCACCGGCGGCTCGTCGACGAAACCGTTGCTGGAGCTGTACTACCGCTCCAGCGGCGACATCGTGCTGGGCACCGAGAACTCGCCCGACGGCGGCCAGACCCTGCACACCGTCGGCCACGTCGCGGTGGGCAAGACCTGGACCTACACGATCGGGATCTCCGGTGGCAACACCATCGACCTCACCGTGAACGGCAGCACGACGCATTACAGCATTCCGTCGTCGTTCAAGGCGTACAAGCAGTACTTCAAAGCCGGTTCGTACAACCAGTCCTCGTCGAGCAGCACGACGAAGGGCGCTCGCGTCGCCTTCTACGGGCTGACGATCTCGCACAGCTGA
- a CDS encoding FMN-dependent NADH-azoreductase, producing the protein MTTVLHISASPRGAASDSGALAAAFLESYQDANPGTVVKTLDLWDGSLPQFGPAGASAKLAVFAGGAPEGEQAEVWAQAQTLADQFTSADAYVFSIPMWNSGVPYVFKQWIDIITQPGMVFGFDPAAGYSGLVHGKKAATIYTSGVYSEGVPIQFGADFHSTFVKDWLRFVGVTDVTEVRFQPTILTGTPDQDRAAALTAARDAGKAF; encoded by the coding sequence ATGACAACCGTTCTGCACATCTCGGCCAGCCCGCGAGGTGCCGCGTCGGACTCGGGTGCGCTGGCCGCGGCGTTCCTGGAGTCCTACCAGGACGCCAACCCCGGCACGGTCGTGAAGACGCTGGACCTCTGGGACGGCTCGCTGCCGCAGTTCGGACCGGCCGGCGCGAGCGCCAAGCTCGCCGTGTTCGCCGGCGGCGCACCCGAAGGCGAGCAGGCCGAGGTGTGGGCGCAGGCCCAGACGCTCGCCGACCAGTTCACCTCGGCCGACGCCTACGTCTTCAGCATTCCCATGTGGAACTCGGGCGTGCCCTACGTCTTCAAGCAGTGGATCGACATCATCACCCAGCCCGGCATGGTCTTCGGCTTCGACCCGGCCGCAGGCTACTCGGGCCTGGTCCACGGCAAGAAGGCCGCCACGATCTACACCAGCGGCGTCTACTCCGAAGGCGTCCCCATCCAGTTCGGCGCCGACTTCCACTCCACGTTCGTGAAGGACTGGCTGCGCTTCGTCGGCGTCACCGACGTCACCGAGGTCCGGTTCCAGCCGACCATCCTCACCGGCACCCCGGACCAGGACCGCGCCGCGGCCCTGACCGCCGCCCGTGACGCGGGCAAGGCGTTCTAG
- a CDS encoding ABATE domain-containing protein, translating into MEPELPLLGLSDHPALAFLNTAATTESAELIPDGAGYLRWLELTGLIDEQDRGAVLDRFGGAELDTAALEAVELRERLRPVVQAWADGDPTAPDEVFLAALNATFAESSLSRQVHRSGADLDLEDRWTWTTPRSLLSPVAEAAADLFVHGDRSLARNCEGPECPLWFYDRTKAHRRRWCSMATCGNRAKVRDFRARATKDVS; encoded by the coding sequence ATGGAACCGGAATTGCCCCTGCTCGGGCTGAGCGACCATCCGGCCCTCGCGTTCCTCAACACCGCGGCCACCACCGAAAGCGCCGAGCTGATCCCCGACGGAGCGGGTTACCTGCGGTGGCTCGAGCTCACCGGGCTGATCGACGAGCAGGACCGGGGCGCGGTGCTCGACCGGTTCGGTGGCGCCGAGCTCGACACCGCGGCTCTCGAAGCCGTCGAGTTACGTGAACGCCTGCGTCCGGTGGTTCAGGCCTGGGCGGACGGCGATCCCACGGCACCGGACGAGGTGTTCCTGGCCGCGTTGAACGCCACCTTCGCCGAAAGCAGCCTCAGCCGGCAGGTCCACCGGTCCGGCGCCGACCTCGATCTGGAGGACCGGTGGACGTGGACTACGCCCCGGTCGCTCCTCTCACCCGTCGCGGAAGCGGCGGCTGACTTGTTCGTCCACGGCGACCGGTCCCTGGCTCGCAACTGCGAGGGACCCGAGTGCCCGCTGTGGTTCTACGACCGCACCAAAGCGCACCGCCGCCGCTGGTGCTCCATGGCGACGTGCGGGAACCGCGCCAAAGTGCGCGACTTTCGGGCGCGGGCCACGAAAGACGTTTCGTAG
- a CDS encoding Lrp/AsnC family transcriptional regulator yields the protein MDELDKAILRELQSDVRKTNRDVAAAVGVSPTTALDRTRALRQRGIIQGATLDVNLPAIGRSVQALVAVRVRPPSRRVIEGFRNWVTTLPDILGLYVTTGTEDFILHVAVPDNASLYAFVIDKLTARPEVADVRTSIVYEHLRNTRITPVER from the coding sequence GTGGACGAACTTGATAAGGCCATCCTGCGAGAACTGCAGTCGGACGTCCGGAAGACCAACCGCGACGTCGCCGCCGCCGTCGGCGTCTCACCCACCACGGCCCTCGACCGCACCCGCGCGCTTCGCCAGCGCGGCATCATCCAGGGCGCGACCCTCGACGTGAACCTGCCCGCCATCGGCCGCTCGGTCCAGGCCCTCGTCGCGGTCCGCGTGCGCCCGCCGTCGCGCCGCGTCATCGAAGGCTTCCGCAACTGGGTCACCACGCTGCCCGACATCCTCGGCCTCTACGTCACGACCGGCACCGAGGACTTCATCCTCCACGTCGCGGTCCCCGACAACGCCAGCCTCTACGCCTTCGTGATCGACAAGCTCACCGCGCGCCCCGAAGTGGCCGATGTCCGCACGTCGATCGTCTACGAACACCTCCGCAACACCCGCATCACGCCGGTCGAGCGCTGA
- a CDS encoding DUF2000 domain-containing protein, which produces MAEESSPIGFAPDEVDPTVSTRAARLKWVVVVDSSLPPGRAVNAAVCAAAATAPNITGLLGDDAVDADGQAHPGLPRTGCSVLAADGPTLRTIRAKAAASPGCFVADMPVVAQHTLVYADYLAGVKETAGEELDYYAVSIVGPRNRVGKIVGKLPLLP; this is translated from the coding sequence TTGGCCGAGGAAAGTTCGCCGATCGGGTTCGCCCCGGACGAGGTCGATCCGACCGTGTCGACGCGGGCGGCTCGCTTGAAGTGGGTGGTGGTCGTCGACAGCAGTCTGCCGCCGGGGCGCGCGGTGAACGCGGCGGTCTGCGCAGCCGCGGCGACGGCGCCGAACATCACGGGGCTGCTCGGCGACGACGCCGTGGATGCCGACGGGCAGGCGCATCCCGGGTTGCCGCGGACGGGGTGTTCGGTGCTGGCCGCCGACGGTCCGACGCTGCGCACCATCCGCGCCAAGGCCGCGGCGTCGCCTGGGTGCTTCGTGGCGGACATGCCAGTGGTGGCGCAGCACACGCTGGTGTACGCCGACTACCTCGCCGGCGTGAAGGAAACCGCCGGCGAGGAGCTCGACTACTACGCGGTGAGCATCGTCGGGCCGCGCAACCGGGTGGGCAAGATCGTCGGGAAGCTGCCGTTACTCCCCTGA
- a CDS encoding SDR family NAD(P)-dependent oxidoreductase has protein sequence MTTITTPFGARATAAEVLAGVDLTGRRVIVTGGASGLGAETVRALATAGAHVTIATRTPAHAKQLVEQFPHVDVVALDLADLGSVRAFCAQWEGPVDALVANAGVMALPEREVTAEGWEMHLGINFLGHFALVTGLRDALRSGGGARVVVLSSGAHLLTDFSFSDPHFEQRPYDPLVAYGQSKTASVLLAVGISRHWAGEGIHANACAPGVIRTNLLRHLTPEALRLLGALDADGNATTPAYFKTPEQGAATPTLLAASPLLDGVTGRYFEDNQESPAIDGGAHLAAAGVDAMVGVARWALDPVAADRLWDYASAAVR, from the coding sequence ATGACCACCATCACCACCCCGTTCGGTGCGCGAGCCACGGCCGCCGAGGTCCTCGCCGGAGTGGACCTGACCGGCCGCCGCGTGATCGTCACCGGCGGCGCTTCAGGGCTCGGCGCCGAGACCGTCCGCGCGCTCGCCACGGCCGGCGCGCACGTCACCATCGCCACCCGGACACCGGCGCACGCCAAGCAGCTCGTCGAACAGTTCCCGCACGTCGACGTCGTCGCGCTAGACCTCGCCGACCTCGGTTCGGTGCGCGCGTTCTGCGCGCAGTGGGAAGGGCCGGTCGACGCGCTGGTCGCCAACGCCGGAGTGATGGCGCTGCCCGAGCGCGAGGTCACCGCCGAGGGCTGGGAAATGCACCTGGGCATCAACTTCCTGGGCCACTTCGCGCTCGTCACCGGTCTGCGCGACGCCCTGCGCTCCGGCGGCGGAGCGCGCGTCGTCGTCCTCAGCTCCGGCGCGCACCTGCTGACGGACTTCTCCTTCTCCGACCCGCACTTCGAGCAGCGGCCATACGACCCGCTCGTCGCCTACGGGCAGTCGAAGACCGCCAGTGTGCTGCTCGCCGTCGGGATCAGCCGCCACTGGGCCGGCGAAGGCATCCACGCCAACGCGTGCGCCCCGGGGGTCATCCGCACGAACCTCCTGCGCCACCTCACTCCCGAGGCCCTGCGCCTGCTCGGCGCCCTCGACGCCGACGGCAACGCGACCACCCCGGCCTACTTCAAGACCCCGGAACAGGGCGCCGCCACACCCACGCTGCTCGCCGCGTCGCCGCTGCTCGACGGCGTGACCGGCCGATACTTCGAGGACAACCAGGAATCGCCGGCCATCGACGGTGGCGCGCACCTCGCCGCCGCCGGCGTGGACGCGATGGTGGGCGTCGCGCGCTGGGCCCTCGACCCGGTCGCGGCGGACCGCCTGTGGGACTACGCCTCGGCGGCTGTGCGCTAG